A stretch of Nitrososphaerota archaeon DNA encodes these proteins:
- a CDS encoding serine hydroxymethyltransferase, with the protein MAGSAYKNSYKKILADLVEHNKWFENSIPLIASENVPSPAVKEALLSDFGNRYAEGWPGERVYAGCVYIDKVEVECMDLAKKLYKAKFADVRAISGVVANLAIYSAFTNPGDIMIAPSIPAGGHISHGKKEHSGTAGLVHGLDIEFYPFDAEEMTIDVDKTKEKIEELKKANRLPKMAMFGGSLFLFPHPVKELSDFLKSYNIHINYDAAHVAGLIAGGQFQDPLREGADTMTMSTHKTLFGPQGGLVLGGEQHGEAIKKATFPGLTSSHHIHHMAAKAITFAEALEFGKAYAKDVIKNAKALADALSAAGFKVLGEKRGYTKSHQIAVNVLDYSDGGKVEAVLEKANIIVNRQLIPGDIKAGRNYFHPGGIRLGVSELTRLGMKTPEMKEIAGFIKSIVIDKKDPKKLAVKVKSFRKDYQKVHYCFDNKLGAYEYVKLR; encoded by the coding sequence ATGGCCGGTTCTGCCTACAAAAATTCGTACAAAAAAATTCTAGCAGACCTAGTAGAGCACAACAAGTGGTTTGAAAATTCTATACCGCTTATTGCAAGCGAAAATGTGCCATCTCCTGCAGTAAAGGAGGCATTACTATCTGACTTTGGAAACCGTTACGCAGAAGGCTGGCCAGGAGAGCGCGTCTATGCAGGTTGTGTCTATATCGACAAAGTCGAAGTCGAGTGCATGGATTTAGCAAAAAAGTTGTACAAGGCAAAATTCGCAGATGTCAGGGCTATTTCCGGTGTGGTTGCCAATCTAGCAATTTATTCCGCATTTACAAATCCAGGCGACATAATGATTGCGCCATCAATCCCGGCAGGCGGACATATTTCTCACGGCAAAAAGGAGCATTCTGGTACTGCAGGCCTAGTCCATGGATTGGACATTGAATTCTATCCATTTGATGCAGAAGAAATGACAATAGATGTTGACAAGACCAAGGAAAAGATAGAGGAGTTAAAAAAAGCAAATCGACTGCCGAAAATGGCAATGTTTGGCGGCTCATTATTTTTGTTTCCCCATCCAGTCAAGGAACTCTCTGATTTTCTAAAATCATACAACATTCACATCAATTATGATGCAGCCCATGTTGCAGGACTGATTGCTGGAGGCCAGTTCCAAGATCCACTCCGAGAGGGAGCTGACACAATGACAATGAGCACTCACAAGACCTTGTTTGGCCCACAGGGCGGACTGGTATTAGGTGGAGAACAACATGGTGAGGCAATCAAAAAGGCAACATTTCCTGGACTGACATCAAGTCATCACATCCATCATATGGCGGCAAAGGCAATTACATTTGCAGAAGCACTAGAGTTTGGAAAAGCATATGCTAAAGATGTAATCAAAAACGCAAAGGCATTAGCTGATGCACTCTCTGCTGCAGGATTCAAGGTATTAGGTGAGAAAAGAGGCTACACAAAATCACACCAAATTGCAGTAAATGTTTTGGATTATTCCGATGGAGGCAAAGTGGAAGCAGTTCTAGAAAAGGCTAACATCATAGTAAACAGACAACTAATTCCAGGTGACATCAAGGCAGGACGTAACTATTTCCACCCAGGAGGAATCCGATTGGGCGTATCAGAGCTAACCAGATTAGGCATGAAGACACCAGAAATGAAAGAGATTGCCGGATTCATCAAGAGTATAGTCATTGACAAAAAGGATCCAAAGAAGCTTGCAGTCAAGGTCAAATCATTCCGAAAGGACTACCAAAAGGTCCATTATTGCTTTGATAATAAGCTGGGCGCCTACGAATACGTAAAGCTGCGTTAG
- a CDS encoding DNA polymerase II large subunit, which produces MSENAAISRIQGIPMPSNYLDYYSKISEQVYQIFGKAAEAKSTLVDSSGIVEPKIAFDLADRVAKMHDIDIAEPLRELLKTKGKEIAALELSKSIALGQYLPEDTTLEQRLDNAVRVGLAIVTEGVTIAPLQGISSVTIKKNKDGTDYLSVSIAGPMRSAGGTESAVTMLIADHVRQTVGLAKYQANAFDDETGRFVEELRIYERDVGSFQYHVQDQDIITVIANLPVELDGVDTDPNEVVNHKNMTRIKTDRVRGGALRVLNDGLIGRAKKLLKRIELYKLDGWDWLGELKGAVQKGEEGDSAAKRLKEVIAGRSVLSMPNKIGGFRLRYGRACNTGFASVGIHPVVAEILNHTIAVGTQIKLDVPGKGATVAFVDSIDTPIVRLKNGNVVKIQTVEHGIKIKDDIERILYLGDILISFGDFLENNAQLIPSGYVEEFWLEELAQKIQQYEAKTELQEFLVKTPTLEEALEISLNFQIPLHPKYLFYWEQISPAELEVLLKPDTIADERIIYSMQAKPILEKIGVPHTIQDISVVLSEMEADVFYQILLSNQIRIDYTDSVPQILSRATGIKIRPKFSTSIGVRIGRPEKAAARLMKPPVHTLFPIGDKGGSTRDLLKASNRSEFYCNIYNRICKNCNIPSISINCPRCSNRTIIEHTCPLCRSALDTTFCQKCKKKVSTHSFKPFPLKERIIAAQEKIGVRVQEPFKGVMELINQDRIAEPLEKGLIRQSLGLTVFKDGTVRFDATNSPLTHFKPAWIGTSIQKLNELGYDTDIDGRTLTSPDQIVEFKMQDVIIPHESGKYLVQTCKYVDTELAKFYGKSSFYNVRNTDDLIGHLVIGLAPHTSVGIVGRIIGYTETHVCFGTPNWHSAKRRDADGDADSIMLLMDALLNFSRQFLSDKIGGLMDAPLLVQPVVLPHESQPQAHNFEVTKKLPLEFFEDTISTKKASEVKSVEIIKSRLETERQFYDYYFTHTTSTLTTSRSRSAYSTLGSMLDKFDMQIRNAELISAVDTTEIVTNVITTHLVPDIIGNLRAYGRQKFRCTACGRKYRRTPLLQHCICGKNLIQTITRPSIEKYLRLAKRLVEKYDVGPYLKGRIGTLEDEINLVFGKRSGDQLLLTDYN; this is translated from the coding sequence ATGTCAGAGAATGCGGCGATCTCCCGAATTCAGGGAATCCCAATGCCAAGCAATTATCTTGATTACTATTCCAAAATATCGGAACAGGTCTACCAAATCTTTGGAAAAGCGGCTGAGGCAAAATCGACCCTAGTTGATTCCTCTGGAATAGTGGAACCCAAAATAGCGTTTGATCTGGCAGACCGGGTTGCCAAAATGCACGATATCGACATTGCCGAGCCGTTGCGGGAATTATTGAAAACCAAGGGAAAGGAGATTGCGGCACTGGAACTATCCAAGAGCATTGCCTTGGGGCAATATCTACCAGAGGATACAACACTAGAGCAAAGACTAGACAATGCCGTGCGCGTAGGCTTGGCCATAGTAACTGAAGGCGTCACAATTGCCCCCCTACAGGGAATTTCAAGTGTAACGATTAAGAAAAACAAGGATGGAACCGACTATCTTTCGGTATCCATTGCCGGCCCAATGCGTTCTGCTGGGGGAACGGAATCTGCAGTTACCATGCTAATTGCTGACCATGTGAGGCAAACAGTAGGACTAGCAAAATATCAGGCTAATGCCTTTGATGACGAAACAGGCAGATTCGTAGAGGAATTGCGCATCTATGAGCGAGACGTTGGAAGCTTTCAGTATCATGTTCAAGACCAGGACATTATCACAGTAATTGCTAATCTACCAGTAGAACTTGATGGCGTGGATACGGACCCAAACGAGGTGGTCAACCACAAAAACATGACAAGAATCAAGACAGACAGAGTTCGTGGTGGTGCTCTACGTGTACTAAACGACGGCCTAATTGGCAGGGCAAAAAAACTGCTTAAGAGAATTGAGCTTTACAAGCTTGACGGATGGGACTGGCTAGGAGAACTAAAGGGAGCAGTCCAAAAGGGAGAGGAAGGGGATTCTGCGGCAAAACGCCTCAAGGAAGTAATTGCCGGTAGGTCAGTACTCTCAATGCCAAACAAAATAGGCGGATTTCGTCTAAGATACGGCAGGGCTTGCAACACCGGCTTTGCATCTGTAGGAATTCACCCAGTAGTAGCGGAAATTCTAAACCACACCATAGCTGTTGGAACACAGATAAAACTAGACGTTCCAGGTAAAGGTGCAACGGTTGCCTTTGTTGATTCCATTGACACGCCAATTGTTAGGCTCAAAAACGGCAATGTTGTCAAAATACAAACAGTAGAGCATGGAATCAAAATCAAAGACGACATTGAACGAATTCTGTACCTAGGCGACATTTTGATCTCGTTTGGGGATTTTTTGGAAAATAATGCGCAGCTCATACCTTCTGGATATGTGGAGGAATTCTGGCTAGAGGAACTGGCGCAAAAAATTCAGCAGTACGAGGCAAAAACAGAACTACAGGAATTCTTGGTAAAAACCCCGACGCTGGAAGAGGCATTAGAGATATCACTGAATTTTCAGATTCCATTGCATCCAAAATATTTGTTTTATTGGGAGCAGATCTCACCTGCTGAGCTGGAAGTGCTACTCAAGCCAGACACAATAGCAGATGAGAGAATAATCTATTCCATGCAGGCAAAGCCAATCCTTGAAAAAATAGGCGTGCCGCACACAATACAGGACATTTCTGTGGTATTATCGGAAATGGAGGCAGACGTGTTTTACCAAATTTTACTATCAAACCAAATACGAATAGACTATACCGATTCAGTTCCACAAATCTTGAGTCGGGCAACCGGCATCAAAATTAGGCCCAAGTTTTCTACCTCTATAGGCGTTCGAATAGGCAGGCCTGAAAAGGCGGCAGCTCGACTAATGAAGCCACCCGTGCATACTTTATTTCCTATTGGCGACAAAGGCGGAAGCACTCGCGATTTGCTCAAGGCAAGCAACCGATCTGAATTTTACTGCAATATCTACAATAGAATTTGCAAGAACTGCAACATTCCTTCAATTAGCATAAACTGCCCAAGGTGCTCAAATCGAACTATAATTGAACATACTTGTCCTCTCTGCAGGTCTGCTCTTGATACAACGTTTTGTCAAAAATGCAAGAAAAAGGTCTCTACACATTCATTCAAGCCTTTCCCACTAAAGGAGAGAATCATTGCAGCTCAGGAAAAAATAGGCGTCCGGGTCCAAGAGCCGTTCAAGGGAGTAATGGAACTGATAAACCAGGACAGAATTGCAGAACCGTTGGAGAAGGGCCTAATCCGACAAAGCTTGGGCTTGACTGTATTCAAGGATGGAACGGTTCGCTTTGATGCGACAAACTCCCCCCTGACCCACTTCAAGCCGGCATGGATTGGCACATCTATACAAAAGCTAAACGAGCTCGGATATGACACTGACATTGACGGAAGAACGCTGACCAGCCCTGACCAAATAGTAGAGTTCAAGATGCAGGACGTCATCATACCACATGAGAGTGGAAAATACTTGGTGCAGACCTGCAAGTACGTTGACACCGAGCTAGCAAAATTCTATGGCAAGTCGTCATTTTATAATGTCCGAAACACGGATGATCTAATCGGGCATTTGGTGATCGGCCTAGCACCTCATACATCTGTGGGAATTGTTGGTAGAATCATCGGGTATACAGAGACGCATGTCTGCTTTGGCACTCCAAACTGGCATTCCGCTAAGAGGCGCGATGCCGATGGGGATGCCGACTCTATCATGTTACTAATGGATGCTCTCTTGAATTTCTCAAGGCAGTTCCTATCTGATAAAATCGGTGGACTAATGGATGCACCACTTTTGGTACAACCAGTCGTACTGCCCCACGAATCCCAACCACAGGCGCACAACTTTGAGGTAACAAAAAAACTCCCGCTGGAATTCTTTGAGGATACAATTTCTACCAAAAAGGCATCCGAGGTCAAAAGCGTAGAGATAATCAAGTCGCGACTGGAAACGGAAAGACAATTCTATGATTATTATTTTACTCATACCACGTCGACACTTACCACCTCGAGATCCCGAAGTGCATATTCCACACTTGGGTCGATGCTTGACAAATTCGATATGCAAATACGAAATGCCGAGCTCATATCAGCAGTAGACACTACAGAAATTGTCACCAACGTCATCACGACACATCTGGTGCCTGATATCATTGGAAATCTCAGGGCTTATGGCAGGCAGAAATTCAGGTGCACCGCCTGTGGTCGAAAATACCGAAGGACACCGCTATTACAACACTGTATTTGCGGAAAAAATTTGATCCAGACAATTACCAGACCGTCAATTGAGAAATATCTCAGGCTGGCAAAGCGCTTAGTAGAAAAATATGACGTCGGTCCTTACCTAAAAGGCAGAATTGGCACACTTGAAGACGAAATTAATCTAGTATTTGGAAAGCGTAGTGGCGACCAATTGTTGTTGACTGACTATAACTAA
- a CDS encoding geranylgeranylglyceryl/heptaprenylglyceryl phosphate synthase, which produces MGKVEQYLSATRKKKGTLLFVLIDSEVSKIKESTKLAKQVEKIGASAILVGGSSAIDQLEMAQVVKNIKKAVKIPIILFPGNVTGVVPSADAILFSSLMNSENPYYITQAQALGAPSVLKFGLEPLPTAYIIIGEGTTAWFVGSAKGIPFDKPNIAAAYCLAAQFLGMRFVYLEAGSGAKESVRPQMVATVRKLFKGFLIVGGGIRDAKTASELVKAGADALVIGTMLEKEKDSLKKLAEIANSIKNLG; this is translated from the coding sequence ATGGGTAAAGTAGAGCAATACCTGAGTGCTACACGCAAGAAAAAAGGCACATTATTGTTTGTACTAATTGACTCTGAAGTATCAAAGATAAAGGAATCTACCAAGTTAGCAAAACAAGTCGAAAAAATAGGCGCCTCTGCCATATTGGTGGGCGGCTCTTCGGCAATTGACCAACTAGAGATGGCACAAGTTGTAAAAAACATCAAAAAAGCAGTCAAAATTCCAATAATTCTGTTTCCTGGAAATGTTACGGGTGTAGTCCCGTCAGCAGACGCAATACTATTTAGCTCATTAATGAACTCGGAAAACCCATACTATATCACCCAAGCTCAGGCACTTGGAGCCCCAAGTGTGCTCAAGTTCGGCCTAGAACCACTACCAACGGCATATATCATAATAGGTGAAGGAACAACCGCTTGGTTTGTTGGCTCTGCCAAAGGCATACCATTTGACAAGCCTAACATTGCAGCTGCCTATTGCTTGGCAGCCCAGTTCTTGGGAATGAGATTTGTGTATTTGGAGGCAGGATCTGGGGCAAAGGAAAGCGTTCGACCCCAAATGGTTGCAACGGTCCGTAAGCTCTTCAAGGGCTTTTTGATAGTGGGTGGGGGCATTCGTGATGCCAAAACCGCCTCTGAACTAGTAAAAGCCGGAGCCGATGCCCTAGTAATTGGAACAATGCTGGAAAAGGAAAAGGACAGCCTCAAAAAGCTAGCCGAAATAGCAAATAGTATCAAGAACTTAGGCTAG
- a CDS encoding MarR family transcriptional regulator: MMIEIPDPQVIAYVIVAFVVGVSGMMIYGKIKTMSTQKTSDPVYLSRLEYYERQLIDMKIRLDAMDLEEKLVEEPILTKVEPILQKKVEKQVQREPEEVKIEPFKPTSKPRMPNMGFEGIAEHVLGLITAKEMTSRDIQITIGRSREHTSRLMKRLYEEGYVQRNDKTKPFTYQITEKGKAKVGSQEQPITA; this comes from the coding sequence ATGATGATAGAGATTCCCGACCCTCAGGTCATAGCATATGTCATAGTTGCATTCGTAGTCGGGGTCTCTGGCATGATGATTTATGGTAAAATCAAGACCATGAGTACACAAAAAACCTCAGATCCTGTCTATTTGTCACGCTTGGAATATTATGAAAGGCAGTTAATCGACATGAAAATACGCCTAGATGCCATGGATCTCGAGGAAAAATTGGTGGAAGAACCTATTTTGACTAAAGTTGAGCCTATTTTGCAGAAAAAGGTGGAAAAACAAGTCCAAAGAGAACCAGAAGAGGTTAAAATTGAGCCTTTCAAGCCTACTTCAAAGCCAAGAATGCCTAACATGGGTTTTGAAGGTATTGCAGAACACGTCTTGGGATTAATCACAGCAAAGGAAATGACGTCACGTGATATCCAAATCACAATAGGAAGAAGTAGAGAGCACACATCCAGACTGATGAAGAGACTTTACGAGGAAGGCTATGTACAGAGAAACGACAAGACAAAACCATTTACATATCAGATCACTGAAAAGGGAAAAGCAAAGGTTGGTAGTCAAGAACAACCAATTACAGCCTAA
- a CDS encoding AbrB/MazE/SpoVT family DNA-binding domain-containing protein has product MMLTENDELVKITAVGTISIPKQFRKYLGIQKGDYVKVSLQGDSLILKRVNIS; this is encoded by the coding sequence ATGATGCTTACAGAAAATGATGAACTTGTCAAGATCACGGCTGTAGGAACTATATCCATACCAAAGCAATTCCGCAAATATTTAGGCATTCAGAAGGGTGATTATGTCAAAGTTAGCCTTCAGGGTGACTCGCTCATATTAAAGCGAGTAAATATCTCCTAG